Part of the Bradyrhizobium sp. AZCC 1721 genome, AGGTTCTCATTGCGGCGTTCCACAGCCGCGCGGTCACGCCTTCAAAACTCGACTTGCCCGCGAGGTCGCCGACCCGTTCGCCGGCGATGATCAGTTCGCCGCGCTCGCCGTCGACATGGCTGAGGACGGTTTCGGCGGCCGGAATGCCGTCGAGGCCGATCGGGGTCTTGGAAATCTGCATGTTCATGAGGGCTCTCCTTTGCCTGCTGCAAAGGTCGGGTCCCTCGACAACTTGATCAATCTTGATTATGTAAATCAATATGAAAAAATCCTCCGGCCTTTACCTCTCGGCCCGCGAGGCCTCCGCCGAACTCGCGATCTCGCAGGCAACCCTCTACGCCTATGTGAGCCGTGGCTTGATCCGGTCGGAACCAGCGGAGGATTCTCGCAGCCACCGCTACCGGGCCGAGGACGTCCGCACGCTGAAAGAGCGGCGCGCGCCGTCGCCGGAGCCGCGCGGCCTGCGCAGCTTCGACGCCGATCTGCCGGTCATGGACTCAGCCGTCGCAACCATCACCGAGGACGGTGCGATCTATCGCGGTGTCAACTGCATCGATCTCGCCGAGCGCGACACGCTCGAACATGCCGCGACGCTGTTGTGGGATGTGACGGGCGTCGATCCCTTCGATCAGAACAATTGTCCCGTTGTGTCGGACGAAATGCGCGCAGTGGCCGAGGCCGCAAGTGGGGCTAATGCGATAGATCGCGCCATCGCCGTGCTGGCGCTCGCCGCCAGGGCTGACCCGCGGGCCTTCACCCGCGCCGACGAAGAGCGCGCGATGCTAGGTGGCCGCATCATGCGCCTCGTGGTCGCGACCATGCTGAACGCCAAATTCTCGGCAAAGCCGCTTCACTTGCAGATCGCACGCGCCTGGGCGCCGGAGCACAAGCACGCGGCCGATCTGATCCGCCGCGCGCTGGTGCTGCTGGCCGATCATGAGCTGAATGCCTCGACCTTCACGGTGCGCTGCGCGGCCTCGACCGGGCTAAATCTCTACGATGCCATGATCGCCGGTCTCGTCGCGCTGAAAGGCCCGAAGCACGGCGGCGCCGGCGTGCTGGCGGCGCAGCT contains:
- a CDS encoding citrate synthase family protein, whose translation is MKKSSGLYLSAREASAELAISQATLYAYVSRGLIRSEPAEDSRSHRYRAEDVRTLKERRAPSPEPRGLRSFDADLPVMDSAVATITEDGAIYRGVNCIDLAERDTLEHAATLLWDVTGVDPFDQNNCPVVSDEMRAVAEAASGANAIDRAIAVLALAARADPRAFTRADEERAMLGGRIMRLVVATMLNAKFSAKPLHLQIARAWAPEHKHAADLIRRALVLLADHELNASTFTVRCAASTGLNLYDAMIAGLVALKGPKHGGAGVLAAQLLKTLASGEVAPVIRERVALGERFAGFGHGVYKHGDPRAWALLEALARSGADRKFTHEIPERIAEATGEFVNIDYALAVLVHTLGLPTGHELVLFSMARTVGWIAHACEQLRHGRLIRPRARYVGPAPGRSPVRA